In Anaerolineales bacterium, the following proteins share a genomic window:
- a CDS encoding efflux RND transporter periplasmic adaptor subunit — protein sequence MIEFFRKRKWLILTLLVAAVVIVALALTRGSSSDAASQYQTATIQRGNLTATIGATGTVRAKQTATLIWQAAGTVDVVNVKVGDNVPANFVLANLEKTSLPQSIILAEADLASAQKSLDELVNSNTSLAQAVITLRDAQTVYDKAYNWRQQLNGKIHIKEIIYKTIGNRKIPVLKEYRGYAGDEAIAKAEEDLALAKAKLDDAQREYDRLAGGNVSEIAAAQARVDAAQATLNLARLTAPFAATVTESIPLPGDQVSAGASAFRLDDLTSLLVDVEVSEVDINSVVEGQSATLSFDAILDKTYHGAVVQVAPAGTDSGGVVNFKVTVQLTDADQFVKPGMTAAVNIIVKELDDALLVPNRAVRLVDGKRVVYLLKNGLPVKTEISLGASGDAVSVIMGGNVQVGDVVILNPPVEFSGPGGGPGGFGN from the coding sequence ATGATCGAATTTTTCAGAAAACGAAAATGGCTGATTTTGACGCTGCTTGTCGCGGCAGTTGTCATTGTGGCGTTAGCGCTTACTCGTGGCTCGAGCAGCGATGCCGCAAGCCAATATCAGACCGCGACCATCCAGCGCGGGAATCTCACCGCGACCATCGGCGCAACCGGCACTGTGCGCGCAAAGCAGACCGCTACGCTGATCTGGCAAGCGGCAGGAACAGTGGATGTGGTCAACGTGAAAGTCGGCGATAACGTTCCGGCGAATTTCGTGCTGGCGAATTTGGAAAAAACCTCGCTCCCGCAAAGCATCATCCTTGCCGAGGCGGACCTCGCCAGCGCGCAGAAGTCGCTCGATGAATTGGTCAACTCGAATACTTCGCTTGCTCAGGCAGTGATCACATTACGCGACGCGCAGACGGTATACGACAAAGCCTATAATTGGCGACAGCAACTGAACGGCAAGATCCACATCAAAGAAATCATCTACAAAACGATCGGCAATCGAAAAATTCCCGTGTTGAAGGAATACCGGGGATACGCCGGTGATGAGGCAATCGCCAAAGCGGAGGAAGACCTCGCGCTGGCGAAAGCTAAGTTAGACGACGCGCAGCGCGAGTATGACCGTCTTGCGGGCGGGAATGTGTCGGAGATCGCCGCCGCGCAAGCCCGCGTGGATGCGGCTCAGGCGACCCTCAATCTGGCGCGCCTGACCGCGCCGTTTGCCGCCACTGTGACCGAATCCATTCCACTGCCGGGCGATCAAGTCAGCGCGGGCGCGAGCGCTTTCCGTCTCGACGATTTGACCAGCCTGCTCGTGGATGTGGAAGTCTCCGAAGTGGACATCAACAGCGTTGTTGAAGGTCAGTCTGCCACGCTGTCGTTCGATGCGATTCTAGATAAAACGTATCATGGCGCAGTTGTGCAAGTCGCCCCGGCAGGGACGGACTCAGGCGGCGTCGTTAACTTCAAAGTGACAGTCCAGTTGACGGACGCCGATCAATTCGTGAAGCCCGGCATGACGGCGGCGGTTAATATTATTGTGAAAGAACTGGATGACGCACTGCTTGTTCCGAATCGCGCTGTCCGTTTGGTGGATGGAAAGCGCGTGGTTTATTTGCTGAAAAATGGCTTGCCGGTAAAAACTGAGATCTCCCTCGGCGCTTCGGGGGATGCCGTGAGCGTGATCATGGGCGGCAATGTGCAAGTGGGCGATGTGGTCATTTTGAATCCGCCGGTGGAGTTCTCTGGTCCGGGCGGCGGACCCGGCGGGTTTGGAAACTAA
- a CDS encoding 50S ribosomal protein L25 produces the protein MEKVVIQAEKRDVIGKQVKALRRAGKLPAVIYGRHTEPINVSLDAHAASLALGRISSSSLVTINVDGTEYPALVREKQRDYIKNRLVHVDFLAVSLDEKIRASVSIHLVGISIAVKDYGAVLVQNLDQLHVECLPADLPERVDLDIAVLAKIGDGIRVKDVQISDKVRVLEDPETMVAVATMPKVEEEAVPGAGVEGAVAATITPTEPELSVERGKKEEEAADEKK, from the coding sequence ATGGAGAAAGTTGTAATACAGGCTGAGAAGCGGGACGTGATCGGTAAGCAGGTGAAGGCGTTGCGCCGCGCGGGGAAATTGCCCGCGGTGATCTATGGTCGTCATACCGAACCGATCAACGTGAGTTTGGATGCCCATGCCGCGTCGCTGGCGTTGGGAAGAATCTCATCCTCCAGCCTCGTGACGATCAATGTAGACGGCACGGAATACCCCGCGTTGGTGCGCGAAAAACAGCGCGACTACATTAAGAATCGCCTAGTGCATGTGGATTTTCTGGCTGTTTCGCTGGATGAGAAAATCCGCGCTTCGGTCAGCATTCACCTAGTCGGAATTTCGATTGCGGTGAAAGACTACGGCGCAGTACTCGTGCAAAACCTCGATCAACTGCACGTGGAATGTCTGCCAGCCGACCTGCCCGAACGCGTCGATTTGGACATCGCGGTCCTTGCCAAGATCGGCGACGGTATCCGCGTGAAAGATGTTCAGATCTCCGACAAGGTGCGCGTGCTTGAAGACCCCGAAACGATGGTGGCTGTGGCAACCATGCCGAAGGTCGAAGAAGAAGCGGTTCCGGGGGCTGGCGTCGAAGGCGCAGTCGCGGCGACGATCACACCGACCGAGCCCGAACTCTCTGTGGAGCGCGGCAAGAAAGAAGAAGAAGCCGCCGACGAGAAGAAGTAA
- a CDS encoding peptidylprolyl isomerase codes for MNAKRASFLFLLSLIVSACASPTSTPATPVEIFTLPPNIIIPTEPACNSIAIEPTPGPASPSLFPPESADDHARGATNPSVTITAYVDYQDTRSKFFVDVTNQLLDDYPDDVRVIYRLFPLVAVLDKSALAAQASEAANAQRKFWEMNDLLFAQQQNWVQLPPPDFEQWLTAQAAGLDLNVEQFKSDLKSEETAATVQAYADEGNKIGIPGTPLILINGQIYGGPRDHGSFNDIVALILLGKRQFTTCPQLTVETNKQYLATLHTEKGDIVIELFADKAPATVNSFIYLARSGWYDDITFHRVIPDLFAQTGDPSGTGKGNPGYYVITEIIPSLKFNRPGVVAMVNSGTDTSGSQFFITYASAAQFDGQYTIFGQVISGMDVLASLTPRDPQPGTEPPPGDKLLSVEIEEK; via the coding sequence ATGAACGCGAAGCGCGCTTCTTTCCTCTTTCTTCTTTCGTTAATCGTCTCTGCTTGCGCCTCTCCTACCTCTACGCCCGCAACCCCGGTGGAAATTTTCACCTTGCCGCCAAACATCATCATCCCCACCGAACCTGCCTGTAACTCGATCGCCATCGAACCCACACCGGGACCCGCCTCTCCGTCTCTCTTTCCTCCTGAAAGCGCGGACGACCACGCGCGCGGCGCGACGAATCCATCCGTGACCATCACCGCCTACGTGGATTATCAAGACACGCGCAGTAAATTTTTCGTGGATGTGACGAATCAACTGCTCGACGATTACCCCGACGATGTGCGCGTGATCTACCGGCTATTTCCGCTCGTCGCGGTTCTCGATAAATCCGCGCTTGCCGCGCAAGCCTCCGAAGCCGCGAACGCGCAGAGAAAATTCTGGGAGATGAACGATCTGCTCTTCGCTCAACAACAAAATTGGGTTCAATTGCCGCCTCCCGATTTCGAACAGTGGCTCACCGCGCAAGCCGCGGGTCTGGATTTGAACGTCGAACAGTTCAAATCCGATCTCAAAAGCGAGGAGACCGCCGCCACAGTCCAAGCGTACGCCGACGAGGGGAACAAAATCGGAATCCCCGGCACGCCGCTGATCCTCATTAATGGACAAATCTATGGCGGACCGCGCGATCACGGAAGTTTCAACGATATCGTCGCGTTGATCTTGCTCGGCAAACGACAATTTACAACCTGTCCGCAACTCACGGTGGAAACGAACAAACAATATCTTGCCACGCTCCACACCGAAAAAGGCGATATCGTCATCGAACTTTTCGCGGACAAAGCGCCCGCCACAGTCAACTCGTTCATCTATCTCGCGCGCAGCGGCTGGTACGACGACATCACGTTCCACCGCGTCATCCCCGACCTCTTCGCGCAAACCGGCGATCCAAGCGGAACCGGCAAAGGCAACCCCGGTTATTACGTGATCACCGAGATCATCCCTTCGTTGAAATTCAACCGCCCCGGCGTGGTGGCGATGGTCAACTCAGGAACCGACACCAGCGGGAGCCAGTTCTTCATCACCTACGCGTCCGCCGCGCAGTTCGACGGTCAATACACGATCTTCGGGCAAGTTATCAGCGGTATGGATGTGCTCGCATCGCTCACCCCGCGCGATCCACAGCCTGGAACCGAACCGCCGCCGGGAGATAAACTGCTAAGCGTGGAGATCGAAGAAAAGTAA
- a CDS encoding fused MFS/spermidine synthase: MKRYLLFTVFISGMTVLAAELAAGRLIGNVFGTSNLVWASIIGLILIYLTVGYFLGGKWADADPTPAALYRVLAWGAFTLGVVPYVASPVLRAAATAFDSLQVGILGASFIGVLILFVIPITLLGTISPYAIRLTVDDTSRAGQTSGQIYAISTLGSFIGTFLPTLVTIPAIGTKNTFLLFSMILLLVALVGLARFASPSAMLKHLWMPFALIALAWFTQNQSLKSTSNQIYETESAYNYIEVLNQNGYTILRLNEGQGVHSIYNPDTLQYNGPWDQFLVSPYFYANRKPSDIQRVAIVGLAAGTTARQMTAVYGDIPIDGYELDPKIVEVGQKYFGMTMPNLNIIIGDGRLNLERSEQKYDIIAVDAYRPPYIPPHMTTQEFFEIAASHLTDDGVLTINSASVPGDRRLINGLATTMATVFPSIYTVDIPGSLNTMIFATKQKTIPENFAMNLLTLSSDPTVNPLLITTMQVSFAGLKAGYEPTQVFTDDHAPIEWIVNDMVVRFILEGGTQYLQ; this comes from the coding sequence ATGAAACGCTACCTCCTCTTCACCGTCTTCATCTCAGGCATGACCGTCCTCGCCGCCGAGCTCGCGGCGGGACGTTTGATCGGCAACGTGTTTGGCACAAGCAACCTCGTCTGGGCAAGCATCATCGGCTTGATCCTCATCTACCTCACGGTGGGATATTTCCTCGGCGGCAAATGGGCGGATGCGGACCCAACTCCCGCCGCGTTGTACCGCGTCCTTGCGTGGGGCGCGTTCACACTGGGAGTTGTCCCGTACGTTGCGAGTCCCGTCTTGCGCGCCGCGGCGACCGCGTTCGACTCTCTGCAAGTGGGAATCCTCGGCGCTTCGTTCATCGGCGTGTTGATTCTGTTCGTCATCCCGATCACACTGCTCGGAACGATTTCGCCCTACGCAATCCGCCTGACCGTTGACGACACCTCACGCGCGGGACAAACCTCAGGACAGATCTACGCCATCTCGACGCTCGGCTCGTTCATCGGGACATTTTTGCCGACGCTCGTCACCATCCCTGCGATTGGGACAAAGAACACATTCCTGTTATTCAGCATGATTCTTTTGTTGGTCGCGCTGGTCGGGTTGGCGCGCTTTGCCAGTCCGAGTGCAATGCTCAAGCATCTTTGGATGCCCTTCGCGCTGATCGCGCTGGCGTGGTTCACCCAAAACCAATCATTGAAATCTACATCAAACCAAATTTACGAGACCGAATCAGCGTACAACTACATCGAGGTCTTGAATCAAAACGGCTACACCATCCTGCGCCTCAACGAAGGACAGGGCGTCCACTCGATCTACAATCCCGACACGTTGCAATACAACGGACCCTGGGATCAATTTCTCGTCAGCCCATATTTTTATGCGAATCGAAAACCGTCCGACATCCAACGCGTCGCCATCGTTGGTTTAGCCGCAGGCACCACCGCCCGCCAAATGACTGCCGTCTACGGCGACATTCCCATTGACGGCTACGAACTCGATCCGAAGATCGTCGAGGTGGGACAAAAATATTTCGGCATGACGATGCCCAATCTCAACATCATCATCGGCGACGGACGGCTCAACCTCGAACGAAGCGAGCAGAAATACGACATCATCGCCGTAGACGCGTATCGCCCGCCGTACATTCCTCCACACATGACGACTCAGGAATTTTTCGAGATCGCCGCTTCGCATCTGACGGACGACGGGGTACTAACCATCAACTCTGCCAGCGTCCCCGGCGACCGCCGCCTCATCAACGGACTCGCCACCACGATGGCGACAGTCTTCCCCTCCATTTACACAGTAGACATCCCCGGCTCGTTGAACACGATGATCTTTGCTACGAAGCAGAAAACCATTCCCGAAAATTTCGCAATGAACTTGCTGACACTATCGAGCGATCCGACAGTCAATCCGTTGCTCATCACAACCATGCAAGTCTCGTTTGCAGGCTTGAAAGCGGGATATGAGCCAACGCAGGTTTTCACCGACGATCACGCCCCCATTGAGTGGATCGTCAACGACATGGTCGTTCGGTTCATCCTCGAAGGCGGAACCCAATATTTACAATGA
- the nusB gene encoding transcription antitermination factor NusB gives MKPRTRARSLALQVLYEVDIANHPPADVFKARLEETPLSEELSEFTRQIIFGVLPLTSNLDILISKYAPEWPLDQIAAIDRNILRIALWEFAVFHETPIKVAINEAVELAKIYGSDSAPRFVNGVLGALAERQHEIRQSLQKV, from the coding sequence ATGAAGCCCCGCACCAGGGCGCGCTCGCTCGCCCTGCAAGTACTTTACGAAGTGGATATTGCGAATCATCCGCCTGCCGATGTGTTCAAAGCCCGGCTGGAGGAGACTCCGCTTTCGGAGGAACTCTCCGAATTTACACGCCAGATCATCTTTGGCGTTCTCCCCCTCACAAGCAACCTCGACATTCTCATTTCGAAATATGCGCCGGAATGGCCCCTCGATCAGATCGCGGCGATCGACCGGAATATTTTGCGCATCGCGCTGTGGGAATTTGCCGTGTTCCACGAAACGCCGATCAAAGTGGCGATCAACGAGGCGGTCGAGTTGGCGAAGATCTACGGCTCGGATTCAGCGCCGCGCTTCGTGAACGGCGTGCTAGGCGCGCTCGCCGAGCGCCAACACGAAATTCGGCAATCCCTGCAAAAGGTCTGA
- a CDS encoding tRNA (adenine-N1)-methyltransferase, translating to MHSYSSAARAGDLVQLVGLRHKHFILNLEAGAKFETHRGVLQHNDLIGKTWGTQVFSHLGAPFFLLQPSLADLLTNLPRTTQIMYPKDIGFILVTMGVGPGQKVMEAGTGSGSMTAALAYTVGPEGRVVSYEVKEDVQNLARKNLNRFGLASRVDFKLRDIAAGFDETDADSFFLDVPNPYDYTAQVRAALKPGGYLCCLIPTFNQVEKVLQALRQNNYAFIEVCEILLRYYKPEPTRLRPTDRMVAHTGFLIFARKIEPSADPRGVELSQEIEKGEN from the coding sequence ATGCATTCGTATTCATCCGCCGCGCGCGCTGGCGACCTTGTCCAACTCGTCGGCTTGCGGCATAAACATTTCATTCTCAACCTCGAGGCGGGAGCGAAGTTCGAAACCCATCGCGGCGTTTTACAGCACAACGATCTGATCGGTAAAACATGGGGCACGCAAGTGTTCAGTCACCTCGGCGCGCCGTTTTTTCTCCTACAACCCTCACTAGCGGATTTGCTCACCAACCTGCCGCGCACCACGCAGATCATGTACCCGAAAGATATCGGCTTCATCCTCGTGACAATGGGCGTGGGACCCGGTCAAAAAGTGATGGAAGCCGGTACCGGCTCCGGCTCGATGACCGCCGCCCTCGCTTACACGGTCGGACCCGAGGGACGCGTCGTTTCTTATGAAGTGAAAGAGGATGTGCAAAACCTCGCGCGCAAAAACCTCAACCGCTTCGGCCTTGCTTCACGCGTGGACTTCAAACTGCGCGACATCGCGGCAGGCTTCGACGAAACTGACGCGGACTCGTTCTTCCTCGATGTGCCGAACCCGTACGATTACACCGCGCAAGTCCGCGCCGCGCTCAAGCCGGGCGGTTACTTGTGCTGTCTGATACCCACGTTCAATCAGGTGGAAAAAGTTTTGCAAGCCTTGCGCCAGAACAACTACGCTTTCATCGAAGTGTGCGAAATCCTCCTGCGATATTACAAGCCGGAGCCTACCCGCCTCCGCCCGACGGATCGCATGGTCGCGCACACGGGATTTTTGATCTTCGCGCGTAAGATCGAACCGAGCGCCGACCCGCGCGGGGTCGAGCTATCTCAGGAAATTGAAAAAGGAGAGAATTAA
- a CDS encoding TIGR01906 family membrane protein, whose product MKKFDLLSWLVALLIPLALIGVGMRLLLTTAFLHLEYNMPYFPPDEYGFTKEDRLKWAPYALKYLVNDADISYLGDLKFDDGTPLYNERELSHMEDVKRVTKGALNVWYATLTLLLALGIWSRLGGWEQLYRQGLMRGGWTMVGLAVGIGLTVIVGIAVNPNVFWGFFVGFHKLFFEGDTWLFLYSDTLIRLFPIRFWQDAFLIASFIALGGGLTLGLGLRDEA is encoded by the coding sequence ATGAAAAAATTTGACTTGCTCTCTTGGCTTGTCGCCCTCCTCATCCCTCTCGCCCTCATCGGGGTGGGAATGCGCCTGCTGTTGACGACCGCTTTCCTCCATCTCGAATACAACATGCCGTATTTTCCTCCAGACGAATATGGCTTCACCAAAGAAGACCGCTTGAAGTGGGCGCCGTACGCGTTGAAGTATCTCGTCAACGACGCTGACATTTCCTACCTCGGCGATTTGAAATTCGACGATGGAACTCCGCTCTATAATGAAAGAGAGTTGAGTCACATGGAAGATGTCAAGCGCGTGACGAAGGGCGCGCTGAACGTCTGGTATGCGACTCTCACGCTTTTGCTCGCGCTGGGGATTTGGTCAAGGCTAGGTGGTTGGGAACAGTTGTACCGTCAGGGTTTGATGCGAGGTGGGTGGACAATGGTCGGGTTGGCGGTCGGAATCGGGTTGACCGTCATTGTCGGAATCGCCGTCAATCCGAATGTCTTTTGGGGATTCTTTGTTGGCTTTCACAAATTATTCTTCGAAGGCGACACGTGGCTGTTCTTGTATTCGGACACGTTGATCCGCCTCTTCCCCATCCGCTTTTGGCAGGACGCGTTCTTGATCGCGTCGTTCATCGCGCTGGGAGGCGGGTTGACTCTTGGGCTGGGATTGCGAGACGAGGCGTGA
- a CDS encoding Asp23/Gls24 family envelope stress response protein, with product MPDINSLDKTTISPDVLVTIARLSALSVPGVSRMANVTGGVNRLFKRGVHDGVRIEVEDNVAYVSLYLILKKDVNMREVSRNVQEQTARALQDMVGMDIGAIEVHVENIDDDGEAQPT from the coding sequence ATGCCCGACATTAACTCTTTAGATAAAACCACCATCTCCCCGGATGTGCTTGTGACCATTGCGCGGCTGTCGGCGTTGAGCGTGCCGGGCGTCAGCCGCATGGCAAACGTCACCGGCGGAGTGAACCGTCTCTTCAAGCGCGGCGTCCACGATGGCGTACGGATCGAAGTCGAGGATAATGTGGCGTACGTCAGCTTGTATCTCATCCTGAAAAAAGATGTGAACATGCGCGAAGTGAGTCGCAATGTTCAGGAACAGACGGCGCGTGCCTTGCAAGATATGGTCGGTATGGACATCGGCGCAATCGAAGTGCACGTTGAAAATATTGACGACGACGGAGAGGCACAGCCGACATGA
- the fabG gene encoding 3-oxoacyl-[acyl-carrier-protein] reductase, whose translation MADSLSLENKVAVVTGGSRGIGRAVALELAARGAAVVVNYNKSSTAADEVVKKVQEAGGKAAAFQADVSDFKQAEALIKFAIDTFGDLSILVNNAGITKDTLIMMMSEADWDSVITTNLKSTFNCSKAAVKHMMRKRTGRIINMASVAGQMGNPGQVNYSASKGGQIAFTKSLAREVAARNITVNAIAPGFVDTEILDAMSPETLEAALKLVPLARKGKPEEIAYAVAFLASDQAAFITGQVLGVDGGMAMM comes from the coding sequence ATGGCAGACTCGTTATCGCTTGAAAATAAAGTCGCGGTGGTGACCGGCGGATCGCGCGGCATCGGGCGCGCGGTGGCGCTGGAGTTGGCGGCGCGCGGCGCGGCAGTGGTCGTCAATTACAACAAATCCTCCACAGCGGCAGATGAAGTGGTGAAAAAGGTTCAAGAAGCCGGTGGCAAAGCCGCCGCGTTTCAAGCGGACGTGTCCGATTTCAAGCAAGCTGAGGCGTTGATCAAATTTGCGATTGACACTTTCGGCGACTTGAGCATCCTCGTCAACAACGCGGGCATCACCAAAGACACACTCATCATGATGATGTCTGAGGCGGATTGGGACTCGGTGATCACGACGAATCTCAAATCCACGTTCAACTGCTCGAAGGCGGCGGTCAAGCACATGATGCGAAAACGCACGGGACGCATCATCAACATGGCTTCGGTGGCGGGGCAAATGGGGAATCCCGGTCAGGTGAATTACTCCGCCTCGAAAGGCGGGCAGATCGCCTTTACAAAATCGCTGGCGCGCGAAGTGGCGGCGCGGAATATCACCGTCAACGCCATCGCGCCCGGGTTTGTGGATACGGAAATCCTCGACGCGATGTCGCCTGAAACGCTCGAAGCGGCGCTCAAGTTGGTTCCGCTGGCGCGCAAAGGCAAACCCGAAGAGATCGCCTACGCCGTTGCATTTTTAGCCTCCGATCAAGCCGCGTTCATCACCGGTCAGGTCCTCGGTGTGGATGGCGGGATGGCGATGATGTAA
- a CDS encoding FMN-binding negative transcriptional regulator, whose protein sequence is MYTSKLYREDDRAKIFEFLRQNEFAVLVTYDGEKPTASHLLMEVFEEGEQLFVIGHMSRANPQWKLFETNAEVLVIFHGPHTYISPTWYNHVNVPTWNYQAVHIYGKARIVEDYDNAYRILKRLVDRHEVGSHYQMETLPPDFVKKEINGVVAFQIEATRIEANYKLSQNRNDEDYRNIVLKLDARTDDMSHEVAEAMREKRRL, encoded by the coding sequence ATGTACACCTCGAAACTGTATCGTGAAGACGACCGCGCAAAGATTTTTGAGTTTCTTCGGCAAAATGAATTTGCAGTGTTGGTTACGTACGATGGCGAAAAGCCGACGGCGAGTCACTTATTGATGGAAGTCTTCGAGGAAGGCGAACAACTTTTCGTCATCGGGCATATGTCGCGGGCGAATCCGCAATGGAAACTATTCGAGACGAACGCGGAAGTCTTGGTCATCTTCCACGGACCGCACACGTATATTTCGCCGACTTGGTACAACCATGTCAACGTGCCGACGTGGAATTATCAGGCAGTGCACATTTATGGCAAGGCGCGGATCGTCGAAGACTATGATAATGCGTACCGAATCCTCAAGCGATTGGTTGACCGCCACGAGGTGGGGAGTCATTACCAAATGGAGACTCTTCCGCCAGATTTTGTGAAGAAGGAGATTAACGGCGTGGTCGCGTTCCAGATCGAGGCGACGCGGATCGAAGCGAATTACAAATTGAGCCAGAATCGGAACGATGAAGATTATCGGAATATCGTGTTGAAACTCGACGCACGCACGGACGACATGTCGCATGAGGTGGCGGAGGCGATGAGAGAAAAAAGGCGCCTGTAG
- a CDS encoding ABC transporter ATP-binding protein — protein sequence MSNVIEARDLRKVYKMGEVEVEALRGVSFEIKRGEVVSIMGPSGSGKSTLMNTLGCLDRPTSGEYVLDREPVASLTDDQLADIRNRKVGFVFQSFNLLSRQTAITNVELPLRYSGNPSGRRQRAMDALKAVGLEDRMTHRPTELSGGQQQRVAIARAIVNNPAIIMADEPTGNLDSKVGKEIMNLLLNLNKESGTTLIIVTHDPTIAEQTQRVIRLRDGLLDGAQ from the coding sequence ATGTCCAATGTTATCGAAGCGCGCGACCTTCGCAAAGTGTACAAAATGGGCGAAGTGGAAGTGGAAGCGTTGCGCGGCGTATCGTTCGAGATCAAACGCGGCGAAGTGGTTTCCATCATGGGTCCATCCGGCTCAGGGAAGTCCACGTTGATGAACACACTCGGCTGTTTAGATCGCCCCACCTCCGGCGAATACGTGCTGGACAGAGAACCGGTCGCCTCGCTGACCGACGATCAACTCGCGGACATCCGCAACCGCAAAGTGGGATTTGTCTTCCAAAGTTTCAATCTGCTCTCGCGCCAGACCGCTATCACAAACGTGGAGTTGCCGCTCCGCTATTCGGGCAATCCGAGCGGACGGCGTCAGCGCGCGATGGACGCGCTCAAAGCAGTCGGGTTGGAAGACCGCATGACGCATCGCCCCACCGAACTCTCCGGCGGACAGCAACAACGCGTCGCTATTGCGCGCGCCATCGTCAACAACCCCGCCATCATCATGGCTGACGAGCCGACGGGCAATCTCGATTCAAAGGTCGGCAAGGAGATCATGAATCTCCTGCTCAACTTGAACAAGGAAAGCGGCACAACGCTGATCATCGTCACGCACGACCCGACGATTGCGGAACAAACACAACGCGTCATCCGCTTGCGCGACGGTTTGCTGGACGGTGCCCAATGA
- a CDS encoding CoA pyrophosphatase produces the protein MNLTEEFISQRLHEAIASAGSSSDGYAEIDLNNKPELKCAAVLVPLVWQDDEWRILFTRRTDKVESHKGQVSFPGGACDEGETTPEQTALREMEEEIGIRADDVKTLGRLANLITISFFRVTPVVGVVKWPNVFRVGENEVARVFTIPLEWLANASNRWQFEIPGAKRSVIAYHPYDGELLWGATARMTVDFLKVLGF, from the coding sequence ATGAACCTCACCGAAGAATTTATCTCCCAACGATTGCACGAAGCCATCGCATCTGCCGGATCTTCCTCAGACGGTTACGCTGAAATTGACCTCAACAACAAACCAGAACTGAAATGCGCGGCGGTTCTTGTTCCGCTCGTTTGGCAGGACGATGAATGGCGCATCCTTTTCACGCGCCGCACGGATAAGGTTGAATCGCACAAAGGGCAAGTCTCTTTCCCCGGCGGGGCGTGCGACGAAGGCGAAACCACCCCAGAACAAACCGCTTTGCGCGAAATGGAGGAAGAGATCGGAATTCGCGCCGACGATGTAAAAACGCTGGGAAGGCTGGCAAACCTCATCACGATCTCGTTCTTTCGCGTCACGCCGGTGGTTGGAGTGGTGAAGTGGCCCAACGTGTTCCGCGTTGGCGAAAACGAAGTGGCGCGCGTGTTCACGATTCCGCTTGAATGGCTCGCGAACGCGTCCAACCGGTGGCAGTTTGAAATTCCGGGCGCGAAGCGTTCCGTCATCGCCTATCATCCGTACGACGGCGAATTGCTCTGGGGCGCGACGGCGCGTATGACCGTTGATTTTTTGAAAGTGTTGGGGTTTTAA